A window of the Streptomyces sp. Ag109_O5-10 genome harbors these coding sequences:
- a CDS encoding FtsW/RodA/SpoVE family cell cycle protein has translation MTKAGTTLAATATPTSAVRLPRRRGIELSLIVLAVLLCVYGYCEVGLAKTGTVPPGAAGYGAGLGVLALVAHLAVRFRAPYADPLPLPIAVLLNGLGLVLIYRLDLQTPGDHAAPAQLVWSTLGVGLFIMVVLVLRDHRVLQRYAYVCVAAALVLLLLPILFPAVNGARIWIRVAGFSIQPSEFAKVLLAVFFAAYLAANRGALAYAGRRLWFMQFPTGRVLGPIVTIWLVSVGVLILERDLGTSLLFFGLFVVMLYVATGRTGWIAVGLLLAVFGAMAVGRLEPHVHGRIEDWLHPFASIDAGHGPNQLAQSLFAFAAGGVLGTGLGLGHSILIGFAAKSDFILATAGEELGLAGLSAIFLLYGLLVERGYRAGLALRDPFGRLLAVGLASIVALQVFVIAGGVTGLIPLTGMAMPFLAQGGSSVVTNWAIVALLIRVSDSARRHYDGQVAP, from the coding sequence ATGACCAAGGCCGGAACCACCCTGGCGGCGACCGCGACCCCCACCTCCGCCGTACGCCTCCCCCGGCGCCGTGGCATCGAACTCTCCCTGATCGTGCTGGCCGTCCTGCTCTGCGTGTACGGCTACTGCGAGGTCGGCCTGGCGAAGACCGGCACCGTCCCGCCGGGTGCCGCCGGTTACGGCGCCGGCCTCGGGGTCCTCGCGCTCGTCGCCCATCTCGCCGTACGCTTCCGCGCCCCGTACGCCGACCCGCTGCCGCTGCCGATCGCCGTGCTGCTCAACGGGCTCGGCCTGGTCCTGATCTACCGGCTGGACCTGCAGACCCCCGGCGACCACGCGGCCCCCGCCCAGCTCGTCTGGTCCACCCTGGGCGTCGGTCTGTTCATCATGGTCGTGCTGGTGCTCCGCGACCACCGGGTGCTCCAGCGCTACGCGTACGTCTGCGTCGCCGCCGCGCTCGTCCTGCTGCTCCTGCCGATCCTCTTCCCGGCCGTCAACGGGGCCCGGATCTGGATCAGGGTCGCCGGATTCTCCATCCAGCCCAGCGAGTTCGCGAAGGTGCTGCTCGCGGTGTTCTTCGCCGCGTACCTGGCGGCCAACCGCGGCGCCCTCGCGTACGCCGGCCGCCGGCTGTGGTTCATGCAGTTCCCGACCGGCCGGGTGCTGGGCCCGATCGTCACCATCTGGCTGGTGAGCGTCGGCGTCCTGATCCTGGAACGTGACCTCGGCACCTCGCTGCTCTTCTTCGGCCTGTTCGTCGTCATGCTGTACGTCGCGACCGGGCGCACCGGCTGGATCGCCGTCGGCCTGCTGCTCGCCGTGTTCGGCGCGATGGCCGTCGGCCGGCTGGAACCGCACGTGCACGGCCGTATCGAGGACTGGCTGCACCCGTTCGCCTCGATCGACGCGGGCCACGGGCCGAACCAACTCGCCCAGTCGCTCTTCGCGTTCGCGGCCGGCGGGGTGCTCGGCACCGGCCTCGGCCTCGGCCACTCCATCCTCATCGGCTTCGCCGCCAAGTCGGACTTCATCCTGGCCACGGCAGGCGAGGAACTCGGTCTCGCCGGGCTGTCGGCGATCTTCCTCCTCTACGGTCTACTGGTCGAGCGCGGCTACCGGGCCGGGCTCGCCCTGCGCGACCCCTTCGGCCGGCTCCTCGCGGTCGGGCTCGCCTCGATCGTCGCGCTCCAGGTGTTCGTGATCGCGGGCGGCGTGACCGGGCTGATCCCGCTGACCGGCATGGCGATGCCGTTCCTCGCGCAGGGCGGCTCCTCGGTCGTCACCAACTGGGCGATCGTGGCCCTGCTGATCCGGGTGAGCGACTCGGCCCGCCGCCACTACGACGGACAGGTGGCCCCATGA
- a CDS encoding ATP/GTP-binding protein, with protein sequence MDYAVSDATGVDPLLDEEEQPRSWQTDRSRAPIATKIVVAGGFGVGKTTLVTAVSEITPLQTEALMTEASEETDDLTATPGKLTTTVAMDFGRITLDDDLVLYLFGTPGQQRFWFMWDDLVRGAIGAVVLADTRRLKDCFPALDYFESCGLPYVVAVNHFDGSERFEPEDVREALTIPPHIPVMIMDARRRISAIETLLSLVAHALDETPE encoded by the coding sequence GTGGACTACGCCGTCTCTGACGCCACCGGCGTCGACCCGCTCCTCGACGAGGAGGAGCAGCCGCGGTCCTGGCAGACGGACCGCAGCCGGGCCCCCATCGCGACGAAGATAGTCGTGGCGGGCGGCTTCGGCGTCGGCAAGACCACGCTGGTCACCGCCGTCTCGGAGATCACGCCCCTGCAGACCGAGGCGCTGATGACCGAGGCGAGCGAGGAGACCGACGACCTCACCGCCACGCCCGGCAAGCTGACCACCACCGTGGCCATGGACTTCGGCCGCATCACGCTCGACGACGACCTGGTGCTCTACCTGTTCGGCACGCCGGGCCAGCAGCGGTTCTGGTTCATGTGGGACGACCTGGTGCGCGGCGCGATCGGCGCCGTCGTCCTCGCGGACACCCGGCGCCTGAAGGACTGCTTCCCGGCGCTGGACTACTTCGAGAGCTGCGGGCTGCCGTACGTCGTCGCGGTCAACCACTTCGACGGCAGCGAGCGCTTCGAACCCGAGGACGTGCGGGAGGCGTTGACGATCCCGCCGCACATACCTGTAATGATCATGGACGCCCGCCGTCGGATCTCGGCCATCGAGACGCTGCTGTCCCTGGTCGCCCACGCGCTGGACGAAACTCCCGAGTAG
- a CDS encoding styrene monooxygenase/indole monooxygenase family protein yields MRKILVVGAGQAGLQLALGLQSHGYEVTLMSNRTADEIRSGRVMSTQCMFHTALQHERDLQLNFWESQAPKIEGLGVSVAAPGSWGEGPAARAIDWVGRLDGYAQSVDQRVKMAGWMETFAQRGGQLVIHGAAVGDLDYFARTYDLVLVSAGKGELVQMFGRDASRSPYSEPQRALAVSYVHGLGPRPEHPDFYAVRCNLVPGVGELFVMPTLTTSGPADILFWEGIPGGPLDVFNGVKDPSEHLSLTLELMERYTPWEHARATKAELTDAGGTLAGRYAPTVRNPIGRLPGGGLVLGVADVVVANDPITGQGSNSASKCAASYLASILEQGEKEFDETWMQETFDRYWNTAQHVTKWTNAMLAPPPEHILNLIGAAGQLPPVANRFANGFNDPADFENFFYEPEKTEAYLASVAGA; encoded by the coding sequence ATGCGGAAGATACTCGTCGTGGGGGCCGGCCAGGCCGGTCTCCAGCTCGCCCTCGGCCTCCAGTCGCACGGCTACGAGGTCACCCTGATGTCGAACCGGACCGCGGACGAGATCCGCTCCGGCCGGGTCATGTCGACGCAGTGCATGTTCCACACGGCACTGCAGCACGAGCGCGATCTCCAGCTGAACTTCTGGGAGTCCCAGGCCCCGAAGATCGAAGGACTCGGCGTCTCGGTCGCGGCCCCCGGCTCCTGGGGCGAGGGTCCCGCGGCCCGCGCCATCGACTGGGTGGGCAGGCTCGACGGGTACGCGCAGTCGGTCGACCAGCGGGTGAAGATGGCCGGCTGGATGGAGACGTTCGCGCAGCGCGGCGGGCAGCTGGTCATCCACGGCGCGGCGGTCGGCGACCTCGACTACTTCGCCCGCACCTACGACCTGGTGCTGGTCTCGGCCGGCAAGGGCGAGCTGGTCCAGATGTTCGGCCGCGACGCCTCCCGCTCGCCGTACAGCGAGCCGCAGCGGGCGCTGGCCGTCTCCTACGTCCACGGGCTCGGCCCCCGCCCCGAGCACCCGGACTTCTACGCGGTCCGCTGCAACCTGGTCCCCGGCGTCGGCGAACTCTTCGTCATGCCGACCCTGACCACCTCGGGACCCGCCGACATCCTCTTCTGGGAGGGCATACCCGGCGGCCCGCTGGACGTCTTCAACGGCGTCAAGGACCCCTCGGAGCACCTCTCCCTGACCCTGGAACTCATGGAGCGGTACACGCCCTGGGAGCACGCGCGGGCCACCAAGGCCGAACTGACCGACGCCGGCGGCACCCTCGCCGGCCGCTACGCCCCCACCGTCCGCAACCCGATCGGCCGCCTCCCCGGCGGCGGGCTGGTCCTCGGCGTCGCGGACGTCGTCGTCGCCAACGACCCGATCACCGGCCAGGGCTCCAACTCCGCCTCCAAGTGCGCCGCCTCCTACCTCGCCTCGATCCTCGAACAGGGCGAGAAGGAGTTCGACGAGACCTGGATGCAGGAGACGTTCGACCGCTACTGGAACACGGCCCAGCACGTCACCAAGTGGACGAACGCCATGCTGGCGCCGCCGCCGGAGCACATCCTCAACCTGATCGGCGCGGCGGGCCAGCTCCCCCCGGTGGCCAACCGTTTCGCCAACGGCTTCAACGACCCGGCCGACTTCGAGAACTTCTTCTACGAGCCGGAGAAGACGGAGGCCTACCTGGCCTCGGTCGCCGGCGCCTGA
- a CDS encoding penicillin-binding transpeptidase domain-containing protein — MSTGDGRRRSGTARYVRRARALCALLLFALLVNAARVQVVLARQYDDNPANRRNSIARYGLPRGDILVGGAPVTGSRDSGEQLRYERTYPQGPLYAPVTGFASQLYGTTFLEHAEDGVLSGTDPLLSPLPLWNDTGRAVNPGGNVVTTLNRYAQEAAFRGLGSRKGAVAAIEPATGRILALVSTPSYDPSELSGNGEAVTSAWARLNDDPEKPMLNRAVRQTYPPGSTFKVVTAAAALDAGVVTDLDAPTDSPDPYRLPGTTTRLTNEGDGCADASLRAAFEWSCNTVFAKLGVDVGAAQMTATAQAFGFNDTRLRIPFTAATSTFDTSVDKAQLALSSIGQYNTRATPLQMAMVAAAVANGGLARSPYLVERIVRRTGETVGTGGAGPVRQVMSAATAARMKELMVDVVEEGTGTNAAIRGATVGGKTGTAQHGVGNSGVPYAWFVSWARADNDLEPKVAVAVVVEDAAADRGEISGGGDAAPIARSVMRAVLGF, encoded by the coding sequence ATGAGCACCGGGGACGGCCGCCGGCGGTCCGGCACGGCCCGGTACGTCCGGCGGGCCCGCGCCCTGTGCGCCCTGCTGCTGTTCGCCCTCCTCGTCAACGCCGCCCGCGTCCAGGTCGTCCTGGCCCGGCAGTACGACGACAACCCCGCCAACCGCCGCAACTCGATCGCCCGTTACGGCCTGCCCCGCGGCGACATCCTGGTCGGCGGCGCGCCGGTCACCGGCTCCCGGGACAGCGGGGAGCAGCTGCGCTACGAGCGCACCTACCCGCAGGGCCCGTTGTACGCCCCGGTCACCGGCTTCGCCTCCCAGCTGTACGGCACCACCTTCCTGGAGCACGCCGAGGACGGGGTGCTCTCCGGGACCGACCCGCTGCTGTCGCCGCTCCCGCTGTGGAACGACACCGGCCGGGCGGTGAACCCGGGCGGGAACGTCGTCACCACCCTGAACCGGTACGCCCAGGAGGCCGCCTTCCGGGGGCTCGGCTCGCGCAAGGGCGCGGTCGCCGCGATCGAACCGGCGACCGGCCGGATCCTCGCCCTGGTCTCCACCCCGTCGTACGACCCCTCCGAGCTGTCCGGCAACGGCGAGGCGGTGACCTCGGCCTGGGCGCGGCTGAACGACGACCCGGAGAAGCCGATGCTGAACCGGGCGGTACGGCAGACATACCCGCCGGGCTCGACCTTCAAGGTGGTGACCGCGGCCGCCGCCCTGGACGCGGGCGTGGTCACCGACCTGGACGCGCCGACCGACTCCCCCGACCCCTACCGGCTGCCGGGCACCACGACCCGGCTGACCAACGAGGGTGACGGCTGCGCGGACGCCTCGCTGCGGGCGGCCTTCGAGTGGTCCTGCAACACGGTCTTCGCCAAGCTGGGCGTGGACGTGGGGGCGGCGCAGATGACGGCGACGGCACAGGCGTTCGGCTTCAACGACACCCGGCTGCGGATCCCGTTCACCGCCGCGACGAGCACCTTCGACACGAGCGTGGACAAGGCACAGCTGGCCCTGTCGTCGATCGGGCAGTACAACACCCGGGCCACACCGCTGCAGATGGCGATGGTCGCGGCGGCGGTGGCGAACGGAGGGCTGGCGCGGTCGCCGTACCTGGTGGAGCGGATCGTGCGGCGGACCGGCGAGACGGTCGGCACGGGCGGCGCGGGGCCGGTGCGGCAGGTGATGAGCGCCGCGACGGCCGCGCGCATGAAGGAACTCATGGTCGACGTGGTCGAGGAGGGCACCGGCACGAACGCGGCGATCCGCGGTGCCACGGTCGGCGGCAAGACCGGCACCGCGCAGCACGGCGTCGGCAACTCCGGGGTGCCGTACGCCTGGTTCGTGTCCTGGGCGCGGGCGGACAACGACCTGGAGCCGAAGGTCGCGGTGGCGGTGGTGGTCGAGGACGCGGCGGCCGACCGCGGGGAGATCAGCGGCGGCGGGGACGCGGCGCCGATCGCCCGGTCGGTGATGCGGGCGGTGCTCGGGTTCTGA
- a CDS encoding roadblock/LC7 domain-containing protein encodes MTAPSTFGLSSEARNLHWLLSNLVEEVPGIQSVAVVSSDGLLLLSSDTSRNQEAREAQGGKRKGPRGSSADLATIVSGIGSLTIGAARLMDSGPVKHTMVAMDEGSLFVMSISDGSLLGVHGSAECDMSVVAYHMALFVGRAGHVLTPELRTELRKSLEADATRSGR; translated from the coding sequence TTGACCGCGCCCAGTACCTTCGGACTGAGCAGTGAGGCCCGCAACCTGCACTGGCTGCTGAGCAACCTCGTCGAGGAGGTGCCCGGGATCCAGTCGGTCGCCGTGGTCTCCTCCGACGGACTGCTCCTGCTCTCCTCGGACACCAGCCGGAACCAGGAGGCCCGCGAGGCGCAGGGCGGGAAGCGCAAGGGTCCCCGCGGCTCCTCCGCCGACCTCGCCACCATCGTCTCCGGCATCGGCAGCCTGACCATCGGCGCCGCCCGGCTGATGGACTCCGGCCCGGTCAAGCACACGATGGTCGCGATGGACGAGGGCAGCCTCTTCGTGATGTCGATCAGCGACGGCTCGCTGCTGGGCGTGCACGGCAGCGCGGAGTGCGACATGAGCGTGGTGGCGTATCACATGGCACTGTTCGTCGGCCGCGCCGGCCACGTCCTCACCCCCGAACTGCGCACCGAGCTGCGCAAGTCCCTAGAGGCCGACGCGACGAGGAGCGGCCGATGA
- a CDS encoding TetR/AcrR family transcriptional regulator, with protein MTPQAATPAYRRLSVEERRSQLLDAALSLFAHRAPEEVSLDDVAEAAGVSRPLVYRYFPGGKQQLYEAALRSAAEELEHCFDEPREGPLLPRLARALDRYLAFVDQHDAGFSALLQGGSVVETSRTTAIVDGVRRAAAQHILSHLGVATPGPRLRMTVRMWITAVEAASLIWLDEDKQPPLDELRDWLVDQFVAVLSVTARRDPQTAALVDALAADG; from the coding sequence ATGACCCCGCAGGCCGCCACCCCCGCCTACCGCAGGCTCTCCGTCGAGGAGCGGCGCAGCCAGCTCCTCGACGCGGCCCTCTCCCTCTTCGCGCACCGCGCGCCGGAGGAGGTGTCGCTCGACGACGTGGCGGAGGCGGCCGGGGTCTCGCGTCCCCTCGTGTACCGCTACTTCCCGGGCGGCAAGCAGCAGCTCTACGAGGCCGCCCTCAGGTCGGCCGCCGAGGAACTCGAACACTGCTTCGACGAGCCCCGTGAGGGCCCCCTCCTGCCCCGGCTCGCCCGCGCCCTCGACCGCTACCTCGCCTTCGTCGACCAGCACGACGCCGGCTTCAGCGCCCTGCTGCAGGGCGGCAGCGTGGTGGAGACCTCGCGGACCACGGCGATCGTGGACGGCGTACGCCGGGCCGCCGCGCAGCACATTCTCAGCCACCTGGGCGTCGCCACGCCGGGCCCACGGCTGCGGATGACCGTCCGGATGTGGATCACCGCCGTCGAGGCGGCCTCGCTCATCTGGCTCGACGAGGACAAGCAGCCGCCGCTCGACGAGTTGCGGGACTGGCTGGTGGACCAGTTCGTGGCCGTGCTCAGCGTGACCGCGCGCCGTGACCCGCAGACCGCGGCCCTCGTCGACGCCCTCGCGGCGGATGGCTGA
- a CDS encoding diiron oxygenase encodes MTTLTEADAVDGLRDALGLLKDREQVAERLLVSSAKHSFDPDKELDWDAPFEEGKWFWPPELVSLYGTPMWQRMSEEQRILLSQHEAAALASLGIWFELILMQLLVRHIYDKAATTAHVRYALTEIEDECRHSKMFARLIARGDAPWYPVSRAHQNLGRLFKTISTTPGSFTATLLGEEVLDWMQRLTFPDERVQPLVRGVTRIHVVEEARHVRYAREELRRQMVTAPRWSQEFTRVTSGEFARVFSVAFVNPEVYTNVGLDRREAVAQVRASGHRREVMQTGAKRLTDFLDDIGVLRGAGRRLWKSSGLLA; translated from the coding sequence ATGACGACCCTGACGGAAGCCGACGCGGTCGACGGACTGCGGGACGCGCTCGGCCTGCTCAAGGACCGCGAACAGGTGGCCGAACGGCTGCTGGTCTCCTCCGCGAAGCACTCCTTCGACCCGGACAAGGAGCTGGACTGGGACGCGCCCTTCGAGGAGGGCAAGTGGTTCTGGCCACCGGAGCTGGTGTCGCTGTACGGCACGCCGATGTGGCAGCGCATGAGCGAGGAGCAGCGGATCCTGCTCTCCCAGCACGAGGCCGCCGCGCTCGCCTCGCTGGGCATCTGGTTCGAGCTGATCCTGATGCAGCTGCTGGTCCGGCACATCTACGACAAGGCGGCGACGACCGCGCACGTGCGCTACGCGCTGACCGAGATCGAGGACGAGTGCCGGCACTCGAAGATGTTCGCGCGGCTGATCGCGCGCGGTGACGCGCCCTGGTACCCGGTGAGCCGGGCCCACCAGAACCTGGGCCGCCTCTTCAAGACGATCTCCACGACACCGGGATCCTTCACCGCCACCCTGCTCGGCGAGGAGGTCCTCGACTGGATGCAGCGGCTGACCTTCCCGGACGAGCGGGTCCAGCCGCTGGTGCGCGGGGTCACCCGGATCCACGTGGTCGAGGAGGCCCGGCACGTGCGGTACGCCCGCGAGGAGCTGCGCCGGCAGATGGTGACGGCGCCACGGTGGTCGCAGGAGTTCACGCGGGTCACCTCCGGTGAGTTCGCGCGGGTGTTCTCCGTCGCGTTCGTCAATCCGGAGGTGTACACGAACGTGGGGCTCGACCGGCGGGAGGCGGTGGCGCAGGTGCGGGCGAGCGGGCATCGGCGGGAGGTCATGCAGACGGGCGCGAAGCGGCTGACCGACTTCCTGGACGACATCGGGGTGCTCCGGGGGGCCGGGCGGCGGCTGTGGAAGAGCTCGGGGCTGCTGGCCTGA
- a CDS encoding C40 family peptidase, translated as MSGRFLRLACTAAVAAQAVLAPSPAFAAPAPVQSVAELLTDLQQAYQQAEQATETYNATAERLQRQRAEVTRLDDELAIARRSLHASRTEAGRLARQQYQNAGSLSPYLRLLLARDPQHALDEGHVIGELARERAKTVGRLTDEERNQADLARRARAALDTRLALAEKQRKQRDEVRTRLSDVERMLVSLTADQLTAIADLEKAKTADAQRKLTTSGALSSTTTPPSPAGDRAVRYAVRQLGKPYQWGAAGPVSYDCSGLTSQAWGHAGTPIPRTSQEQWAHLPHVPLNHLRPGDLVVYFPEATHVALYLGDGKVVQAPRPGAKIKVSPIAANPILGAVRPDPTAASLPRYTPPAIPKTATEGSDEVFGTL; from the coding sequence GTGTCAGGAAGGTTCCTGCGTCTGGCCTGCACGGCCGCGGTGGCGGCCCAGGCCGTCCTCGCTCCGTCGCCCGCGTTCGCCGCACCCGCCCCCGTGCAATCGGTCGCCGAGCTGCTGACGGATCTCCAGCAGGCGTACCAGCAGGCCGAACAGGCCACCGAGACCTACAACGCGACGGCGGAACGGCTGCAGCGGCAGCGTGCCGAGGTGACCCGCCTGGACGACGAGCTGGCCATCGCCCGGCGCTCCCTGCACGCCAGCCGCACCGAGGCGGGCCGGCTGGCCCGGCAGCAGTACCAGAACGCCGGCTCGCTCTCCCCGTACCTGCGGCTGCTGCTCGCCCGTGACCCGCAGCACGCGCTCGACGAGGGCCATGTCATCGGCGAGCTGGCCCGCGAGCGGGCGAAGACGGTGGGCCGCCTGACCGACGAGGAGCGCAACCAGGCCGACCTGGCCCGCCGGGCCCGCGCGGCGCTCGACACCCGGCTCGCCCTCGCCGAGAAGCAGCGGAAGCAGCGCGACGAGGTACGCACCCGCCTCTCCGACGTGGAGCGCATGCTGGTGTCCCTCACCGCCGACCAGCTCACCGCGATCGCCGACCTGGAGAAGGCGAAGACGGCGGACGCCCAGCGGAAACTCACCACGTCCGGTGCCCTGAGCAGCACCACGACGCCCCCGTCCCCGGCAGGGGACCGGGCGGTGCGCTACGCGGTGCGGCAGCTGGGCAAGCCGTACCAGTGGGGCGCGGCGGGCCCGGTGTCGTACGACTGCTCGGGCCTGACCTCGCAGGCCTGGGGCCACGCCGGCACCCCCATCCCGCGCACCAGCCAGGAACAGTGGGCCCACCTGCCCCACGTCCCCCTGAACCACCTGCGCCCCGGTGACCTGGTCGTCTACTTCCCCGAGGCCACCCACGTCGCCCTCTACCTGGGCGACGGCAAGGTCGTCCAGGCCCCCCGCCCCGGGGCGAAGATCAAGGTCTCCCCGATCGCGGCGAACCCGATCCTGGGCGCGGTCCGCCCGGACCCGACGGCCGCCTCCCTGCCCCGCTACACGCCCCCGGCGATCCCGAAGACGGCGACAGAGGGCTCGGACGAGGTCTTCGGGACCTTGTAA
- a CDS encoding DUF742 domain-containing protein — MSSAPKNRGQNLPVRGGDRKPARVRPYSLTGGRTRFGHVLLVETFVAALEAPEERKELTNGSLSTRVMPEMQAIVELCRRMRTVAEIAALLKMPLGVVRVLLSDLADQGKIRVYGTGTGHGVGRPDRALLERVLSGLRRL, encoded by the coding sequence ATGAGCAGCGCGCCGAAGAACCGCGGGCAGAACCTCCCGGTACGCGGCGGCGACCGCAAACCCGCCCGCGTCCGCCCCTACTCGCTCACCGGCGGCCGTACCCGCTTCGGTCACGTCCTCCTGGTGGAGACCTTCGTGGCGGCCCTCGAGGCCCCGGAGGAGCGCAAGGAACTGACGAATGGTTCCCTCAGCACCCGGGTGATGCCCGAGATGCAGGCCATCGTCGAACTGTGCCGCCGCATGCGGACGGTGGCCGAGATCGCCGCGCTGCTGAAGATGCCGCTCGGCGTGGTCCGGGTCCTGCTCAGCGACCTCGCGGACCAGGGAAAGATCCGTGTGTACGGAACCGGTACCGGGCACGGCGTCGGCCGCCCGGACCGCGCTCTGCTGGAAAGGGTGCTGAGTGGACTACGCCGTCTCTGA